From Eleftheria terrae, the proteins below share one genomic window:
- the scpB gene encoding SMC-Scp complex subunit ScpB, with amino-acid sequence MNTQDAKRVLETALICAQQPLPLRDLRSLFNDELGADTLRMLLDELTRDWEDRGVELVAVSTGWRFQSRPEMREFLDRLNPEKPPKYSRATMETLAIIAYRQPVTRGDIEDIRGVTVSSHIIKQLEDRGWIDAIGYREAPGRPALYATTRQFLNDLGLASLDQLPALQNAATAPDLLAAGLMDAPAPAELVQDGPAEAGSAREVASDGGPEAAAAATEPSLATGNADTDTDTDTDTAVAVAAAAPLSDAEDEARVDPLPPHTAQPPRPDAGVAFDELQEAAGVATSATLPTDGGAASGCAEIASDLVPQQAIAPELPASDHPPVSDAAEPDTPDPTAFPPTRHEL; translated from the coding sequence ATGAACACACAGGATGCGAAGCGCGTCCTCGAGACGGCGCTGATCTGCGCACAACAGCCGCTGCCGCTGCGCGACTTGCGCTCCCTGTTCAATGACGAGCTGGGCGCAGACACCCTCCGCATGCTGCTCGACGAGTTGACGCGGGACTGGGAAGACCGGGGCGTCGAGTTGGTCGCGGTGTCCACCGGCTGGCGTTTCCAGAGTCGTCCCGAGATGCGCGAGTTCCTCGACCGGTTGAACCCCGAGAAGCCGCCCAAGTACTCCCGCGCGACGATGGAGACGCTGGCGATCATCGCCTACCGCCAGCCGGTCACGCGCGGTGACATCGAAGACATCCGTGGCGTCACGGTCAGCAGCCATATCATCAAGCAGCTGGAAGACCGCGGCTGGATCGACGCCATCGGCTACCGCGAGGCGCCCGGCCGCCCGGCCCTGTACGCAACGACGCGACAGTTCCTCAACGACCTCGGTCTCGCTTCGCTCGACCAGCTGCCGGCGCTGCAGAATGCCGCTACCGCGCCCGACCTGCTGGCCGCCGGCCTGATGGATGCGCCGGCGCCGGCCGAGCTCGTGCAGGACGGTCCGGCCGAGGCCGGTTCCGCGCGGGAAGTGGCCAGCGATGGCGGGCCGGAGGCGGCTGCTGCCGCCACCGAGCCGTCGCTGGCGACAGGTAACGCCGATACCGATACCGATACCGATACCGATACCGCGGTCGCGGTCGCGGCTGCCGCGCCGCTGTCTGATGCCGAGGACGAGGCCCGCGTCGACCCGCTGCCGCCTCACACCGCCCAGCCGCCCCGGCCCGACGCCGGTGTGGCTTTCGACGAGCTCCAGGAGGCGGCCGGCGTGGCAACCTCCGCGACGCTCCCCACCGATGGCGGGGCAGCCTCCGGCTGCGCCGAGATCGCCTCCGACCTTGTGCCGCAGCAGGCGATTGCGCCTGAGCTGCCGGCCTCCGACCACCCGCCCGTCAGCGACGCCGCTGAACCCGACACCCCGGATCCCACTGCCTTCCCACCGACTCGCCATGAACTCTGA
- a CDS encoding RluA family pseudouridine synthase, with translation MLPPACPDTFPADAAELEDEGPEVAEAERREAVVDAASHGLRLDKLLVGLAGEFSRSHLQSLIEQGCVQLDGKPATTASRKVQLGQRVQVELRPTPQSQAFRAERLALDIVFEDAHLMVVRKPAGLVVHPAAGHWSGTLLNGLLAHHPGAAGLPRAGIVHRLDKDTSGLMVVGKTLEAVTALVRAIAAREVRREYAALVHGEILQPARLASIDAPIGRDPQSRVRMAVVASGKPARTDVSLVATGQGCSAVRCRLHTGRTHQIRVHLASRGFPLVADAVYGGRPALGLQRQALHAARLGLLHPVTAAPLSFEAEPPEDFAAAWEQVAGTRDLM, from the coding sequence ATGCTTCCCCCTGCCTGCCCCGACACGTTCCCGGCCGACGCGGCCGAACTGGAAGACGAGGGCCCGGAGGTCGCCGAGGCGGAGCGCCGCGAGGCGGTCGTCGATGCGGCCAGCCACGGCCTGCGGCTGGACAAGCTGCTGGTCGGGCTGGCGGGCGAGTTCTCGCGCAGCCACCTGCAGTCGCTGATCGAGCAGGGCTGCGTGCAGCTGGACGGCAAGCCCGCCACCACCGCCAGCCGCAAGGTGCAGCTGGGCCAGCGGGTGCAGGTCGAGCTGCGCCCGACGCCGCAAAGCCAGGCTTTCCGGGCGGAGCGGCTGGCGCTGGACATCGTGTTCGAAGATGCCCACCTGATGGTCGTGCGCAAGCCGGCCGGGCTGGTGGTGCACCCGGCGGCCGGGCACTGGTCGGGCACCCTGCTGAACGGCCTGCTGGCACACCACCCGGGCGCCGCGGGCTTGCCGCGAGCCGGCATCGTGCACCGGCTCGACAAGGACACCAGCGGCCTGATGGTGGTCGGCAAGACGCTGGAGGCGGTGACCGCGCTGGTGCGGGCGATCGCCGCGCGCGAGGTGCGGCGCGAATATGCGGCCCTGGTGCACGGCGAGATCCTGCAGCCGGCCCGCCTGGCCAGCATCGACGCGCCCATCGGCCGAGACCCGCAGTCGCGCGTGCGCATGGCGGTGGTCGCCAGCGGCAAGCCGGCCCGCACCGACGTCAGTCTCGTGGCCACCGGGCAGGGCTGCTCCGCGGTGAGGTGCCGCTTGCACACCGGGCGGACGCATCAGATCCGGGTGCACCTCGCCTCGCGCGGCTTCCCGCTGGTGGCGGATGCGGTCTACGGCGGGCGGCCGGCCCTGGGCCTGCAGCGCCAGGCCCTGCACGCGGCGCGGCTGGGCTTGCTGCACCCCGTGACCGCGGCCCCGCTGAGCTTCGAGGCCGAGCCGCCGGAGGACTTCGCTGCGGCCTGGGAGCAGGTGGCTGGCACCCGTGATCTGATGTAA
- a CDS encoding outer membrane protein assembly factor BamD: MRDVKPVSGTEPTSARRVSPSAALAASAVALALLAGCSSTPKDETAGMSTEKLYAEAKDEAAAGNYERAIKFYERLEGRAAGTVLAQQAQLELAYLYYRTNEKAQALATLDRFAKLHPSSPAMDYALYLRGVVNFNDNLGLFGKLSRQDLSERDQQASKDAFQAFKQLVEQFPTSNYAPDARLRMGYIVNALAAYEVHVARYYFRRGAYLAAANRAQQTVQDYQQSPALEEALYIMARSYDRLGLTQLRDDAERVLKTSFPDSPYLARGFDGNTKPWWQLW, translated from the coding sequence ATGCGTGATGTGAAGCCCGTGTCGGGAACCGAGCCGACGAGCGCAAGGCGCGTATCGCCTTCAGCCGCCCTGGCCGCCAGTGCCGTCGCCCTGGCCTTGCTGGCCGGCTGCTCCTCGACGCCGAAAGACGAGACGGCCGGCATGTCGACCGAGAAATTGTATGCAGAGGCCAAGGACGAGGCGGCCGCCGGCAACTACGAGCGCGCCATCAAGTTCTACGAGCGCCTCGAAGGCCGTGCCGCCGGCACCGTGCTGGCGCAGCAGGCCCAGCTGGAGCTGGCCTACCTCTACTACCGCACCAACGAGAAGGCGCAGGCGCTCGCCACGCTCGACCGCTTCGCCAAGCTGCATCCGAGCAGCCCGGCAATGGACTACGCGCTCTACCTGCGGGGGGTGGTGAACTTCAACGACAACCTGGGCCTGTTCGGCAAGCTGTCGCGCCAGGACCTGTCGGAGCGCGACCAGCAGGCCTCGAAGGACGCCTTCCAGGCCTTCAAGCAACTGGTCGAGCAGTTCCCCACCTCCAACTATGCGCCGGACGCCCGCCTGCGCATGGGCTACATCGTCAACGCGCTGGCCGCCTACGAGGTGCATGTGGCGCGTTACTACTTCCGCCGCGGCGCCTACCTGGCCGCCGCCAACCGGGCCCAGCAGACGGTGCAGGACTACCAGCAGTCGCCCGCGCTGGAGGAAGCGCTCTACATCATGGCCCGCAGCTACGACCGCCTCGGGCTGACCCAGCTGCGCGACGATGCCGAGCGCGTGCTGAAGACCAGCTTCCCCGACAGCCCCTACCTGGCTCGCGGCTTCGACGGCAACACCAAGCCGTGGTGGCAGCTCTGGTGA
- a CDS encoding ATP-dependent DNA helicase, whose translation MAPPPSHQDGVLVQAVLDTFAPGGALSQADADYRERAPQTELAREIARAIEARRPIVAEAGTGVGKTFAYLVPALLADGRVLVSTATKSLQDQLFLRDLPHVRDALQVPVQLALLKGRGSYLCLHRLEQARHDSALPDRWAVRTLAKIEQWSHGTRSGDLAELDGLDDRSPVIPLVTSTRDNCLGSDCPSYRDCHVMKARREALAADVVVVNHHLFFADLALRETGIAELLPSADAVIFDEAHQLAEAGVQFLGTTLATGQVLDFSRDMLAAGLQHARGLAPWSELAAACERAARDLRLAAAGSLREVRGVVKLRWQERAGRPEFLDALQALGEHARAADQALNNVAEVAPDFPKLQERARLLAKKAGGFAFDAAAGKVRWIDISPQQARLVESPLDIREAMREQLDSHSKAWIFTSATLGADDELRWFTEPTGLDEARTLRVGSPFNYPEHARLYVPRVFPRPNEPGHPLAVARLAARLAQAVGGRTFVLTTTLRALQQIGEEMQAEFEHAGADIAVLLQGTAPKRQLMQQFIAQPRSVLVGSQSFWEGIDVPGEALQCVVIDKLPFPPPNDPLVEARVKRLEAEGRNAFNDYFVPEAAVALKQGAGRLIRTETDRGLLVVCDPRLVSMGYGRRLLAALPPMTRLGSEDEAVAWLGELAGEAS comes from the coding sequence TGGCGTGCTGGTGCAGGCGGTGCTCGACACCTTCGCGCCCGGCGGCGCGCTGTCGCAAGCCGATGCCGACTACCGCGAGCGGGCGCCGCAGACCGAGCTGGCGCGCGAGATCGCGCGTGCCATCGAGGCGCGCCGGCCCATCGTCGCAGAGGCCGGCACCGGCGTGGGCAAGACCTTCGCCTACCTGGTGCCGGCGTTGCTGGCCGACGGCCGGGTGCTCGTCAGCACCGCGACCAAAAGCCTGCAGGACCAGCTGTTCCTGCGCGACCTTCCCCATGTGCGCGATGCGCTGCAGGTGCCGGTGCAGCTGGCCCTGCTGAAGGGGCGCGGCAGCTACCTGTGCCTGCACCGGCTGGAGCAGGCGCGGCACGACAGTGCGCTGCCCGACCGCTGGGCGGTGCGCACCCTGGCGAAGATCGAGCAGTGGTCGCACGGCACCAGGAGCGGCGACCTGGCCGAACTCGACGGCCTGGATGACCGCTCGCCGGTGATCCCGCTGGTCACCTCCACCCGCGACAACTGCCTGGGCTCGGACTGTCCCAGCTACCGCGACTGCCACGTGATGAAGGCCCGGCGTGAAGCGCTGGCCGCCGACGTGGTGGTGGTGAACCACCACCTGTTCTTTGCCGATCTGGCGTTGCGCGAAACAGGCATTGCCGAGTTGCTGCCGAGCGCAGACGCCGTGATCTTCGACGAAGCGCACCAGCTGGCCGAGGCCGGCGTGCAGTTTCTCGGCACGACGCTGGCCACCGGCCAGGTGCTCGACTTCTCCCGCGACATGCTGGCGGCCGGCTTGCAACACGCGCGCGGGCTGGCGCCCTGGTCGGAGCTGGCGGCCGCCTGCGAGCGCGCCGCGCGCGATCTGCGGCTGGCGGCGGCTGGCTCGCTGCGTGAAGTGCGGGGGGTGGTCAAGCTGCGCTGGCAGGAGCGCGCCGGGCGGCCCGAGTTCCTCGACGCGCTGCAGGCGCTTGGCGAGCATGCGCGCGCCGCCGACCAGGCGCTGAACAACGTGGCCGAGGTCGCGCCCGATTTCCCCAAGCTCCAGGAGCGGGCCCGCCTGCTGGCGAAGAAGGCGGGCGGCTTTGCGTTCGATGCGGCGGCCGGCAAGGTGCGCTGGATCGACATCAGCCCGCAGCAGGCCCGGCTGGTGGAGTCGCCGCTGGATATCCGCGAGGCGATGCGCGAGCAGCTCGACAGTCATTCGAAAGCCTGGATCTTCACCTCCGCCACGCTGGGCGCCGACGACGAGCTGCGCTGGTTCACCGAGCCCACCGGGCTGGACGAGGCCAGGACGCTGCGGGTCGGCAGTCCCTTCAACTATCCGGAGCACGCGCGCCTCTATGTGCCACGCGTGTTCCCGCGGCCCAACGAGCCGGGGCATCCGCTGGCCGTCGCCCGGCTGGCGGCCCGCCTGGCCCAGGCGGTGGGTGGCCGAACCTTCGTGCTGACCACCACCTTGCGTGCGCTGCAGCAGATCGGCGAGGAGATGCAGGCGGAGTTCGAGCACGCAGGCGCCGACATCGCGGTGCTGTTGCAGGGCACCGCTCCGAAACGGCAGCTGATGCAGCAGTTCATCGCGCAACCGCGCTCGGTGCTGGTGGGCTCGCAGAGCTTCTGGGAGGGCATCGACGTGCCCGGCGAGGCCCTGCAGTGCGTGGTGATCGACAAGCTGCCTTTCCCGCCGCCCAACGACCCGCTGGTCGAGGCCCGGGTGAAGCGCCTGGAGGCCGAAGGGCGCAACGCCTTCAACGACTACTTCGTGCCGGAAGCCGCGGTGGCGCTCAAGCAGGGCGCCGGCCGGCTGATACGCACCGAGACCGACCGCGGCCTGCTGGTGGTGTGCGACCCGCGCCTGGTGAGCATGGGATATGGGCGGCGGCTACTGGCGGCGCTGCCGCCGATGACCCGCCTCGGCAGCGAGGACGAGGCGGTGGCCTGGCTGGGCGAGCTGGCGGGCGAGGCGAGCTGA